A genome region from Euphorbia lathyris chromosome 4, ddEupLath1.1, whole genome shotgun sequence includes the following:
- the LOC136225439 gene encoding uncharacterized protein, giving the protein MVPIREFKRRKKAEKKVDQNVLTAALSSLQPQPNQPLDWWDDFSTRITGPFSNSKKSKTFESVFKITRKTFDYICSLVNDTLRARQSNLTGSNGKPLSPADQVAIALRRLSSGDSFSNVGDLFGINQSTVSHITWRFVEAMEERGLHHLCWPSTEAEMEDIKHMFEKKHGLPNCCGVIDTTHIVMTLSTVDDSNDAWIDQEKNHSMAFQAIVGPDMRFRDVSIGYPGSLSDALVLQYSDFFKLSEERKRLNGKKIEVKKGTELREYIIGDEGFPLLPWLLTPFQPALHDYQVEFNKRHSATLTVAQIALAKLKEIWRIIHGTMFMPDKNKLPRIVLVCCLLHNIVIKMEDKVLDETCISHAHDKDYQQQTCESASQTGTDLREEVSLGLSGELMKKNKNPQSRAQYKVQPVPPLTSQLLLPEGVHPQHKDLSIEVVQADVDARRSYQPAILTAEKVKRRKQMDSPASSLPPFIPGEKKQNDGKTLLELADELVTSCATGLSTAVQLQDKIKNLDGYAEKYFALKAEMVNKALTWKAKEESLVRAQQKLLDEKRSFQHIIHTKDEKIQELTKMCNLQESQTRDAKKKLGDKFEDILYQKRSCIQVKGEKIQEVNQMCNLQESQSQIRDAEKKLLDKFEEVLYQKRLCIKVKDEKMQELTQMCNLKEFQIRDGEKELKDKLEELLDKKIWVQDVIQTKDKKIEELTRLCNLQESQIRDAEKKLGELGQQQNELAGKVKEEKDLGLRRLERYQIVMIKEMINQFPDVDVEAWKNVYPPEDNEEISDLEVSDEEHAVEEVVNESENMVEGTEKP; this is encoded by the exons ATGGTACCCATTAGAGAATTCAAGCGAAGAAAGAAAGCAGAGAAAAAGGTTGACCAGAATGTATTAACTGCTGCTTTGTCTTCTTTGCAACCTCAGCCCAACCAGCCCTTGGATTGGTGGGATGATTTCTCCACCAGGATTACTG GACCTTTTTCTAACTCAAAAAAGTCGAAGACATTTGAATCTGTTTTCAAAATTACAAGGAAGACATTCGATTATATCTGTTCACTTGTGAATGATACTCTGCGGGCTAGGCAATCCAATCTTACTGGTTCAAATGGAAAACCATTATCGCCAGCTGATCAAGTAGCTATTGCTCTTAGGAGACTTAGCTCTGGCGATTCATTCTCAAACGTCGGAGATTTATTTGGCATTAATCAATCAACTGTTTCACATATAACATGGCGATTTGTGGAAGCAATGGAGGAGAGAGGACTGCATCATCTTTGCTGGCCTTCCACTGAAGCAGAGATGGAAGATATTAAGCACATGTTTGAGAAAAAGCATGGCCTCCCTAATTGCTGTGGTGTGATTGACACTACACACATTGTCATGACTCTTTCTACAGTGGATGATTCGAATGATGCATGGATTGATCAAGAAAAGAACCATAGCATGGCTTTCCAAGCAATAGTTGGCCCGGACATGCGATTCCGAGATGTTTCCATCGGTTACCCGGGTAGTTTAAGTGATGCCCTTGTGCTCCAGTACTCCGATTTCTTCAAACTTTCTGAGGAAAGGAAAAGGCTAAATGGGAAGAAGATAGAGGTTAAGAAAGGGACAGAATTGAGGGAATACATTATAGGGGATGAAGGGTTTCCTTTATTACCATGGCTACTCACTCCTTTTCAGCCTGCACTCCATGATTATCAGGTCGAGTTTAATAAGCGACATTCTGCAACACTAACGGTAGCACAAATTGCATTGGCCAAGCTGAAGGAGATATGGAGGATAATTCATGGAACTATGTTTATGCCTGATAAGAATAAGCTGCCAAGAATAGTTTTAGTTTGCTGCTTGCTTCACAATATTGTCATCAAAATGGAGGACAAGGTGCTTGATGAGACGTGTATATCTCATGCACACGACAAAGATTATCAACAACAAACTTGTGAGTCTGCATCTCAGACAGGCACTGATCTGAGGGAGGAGGTATCTCTCGGTTTATCTG GGGAGCTCatgaagaagaataagaatcCTCAAAGCCGAGCTCAATACAAGGTTCAACCAGTTCCTCCTCTGACCTCCCAACTACTCCTACCTGAGGGAGTTCATCCTCAGCACAAGGACTTGTCCATAGAGGTGGTGCAGGCAGATGTTGATGCCCGCCGGTCTTATCAACCTGCTATTTTGACTGCAGAAAAGGTCAAAAGAAGAAAGCAGATGGATTCACCAGCTTCAAGTTTGCCTCCCTTT ATTCCCGGAGAGAAGAAGCAAAATGACGGGAAGACCCTTTTGGAACTTGCAGATGAGTTAGTCACTTCATGTGCTACG GGCTTGTCTACGGCTGTCCAACTGCAAGACAAGATCAAGAATTTAGACGGATATGCTGAGAAATACTTTGCCCTAAAAGCTGAGATGGTTAACAAAGCCCTCACATGGAAGGCTAAGGAAGAGTCATTGGTTCGTGCTCAACAGAAGCTCCTGGATGAGAAGAGATCGTTCCAACACATTATTCATACGAAAGATGAAAAAATCCAGGAGCTAACCAAAATGTGTAATCTTCAAGAATCCCAGACTAGAGATGCTAAAAAGAAGCTAGGGGACAAGTTTGAGGATATCCTATATCAGAAGAGATCGTGTATCCAAGTGAAAGGTGAAAAAATCCAGGAGGTAAACCAAATGTGTAATCTTCAGGAATCCCAGTCTCAGATCAGAGATGCTGAAAAGAAGCTATTAGACAAGTTCGAGGAGGTCCTCTATCAGAAGAGATTGTGTATTAAAGTGAAAGATGAAAAAATGCAGGAGCTAACTCAAATGTGTAATCTGAAAGAATTCCAGATCAGAGATGGTGAAAAGGAGCTAAAGGACAAGTTGGAGGAACTACTGGATAAGAAGATATGGGTCCAAGACGTTATTCAAACGAAAGACAAAAAGATCGAGGAGCTAACTCGATTGTGTAATCTTCAAGAATCCCAGATAAGAGATGCTGAAAAGAAGCTAGGGGAGCTCGGCCAGCAACAGAATGAGCTCGCTGGAAAGGTAAAGGAGGAGAAAGACCTTGGTTTGAGGCGTCTAGAGCGATACCAGATTGTGATGATTAAAGAAATGATTAATCAATTCCCAGATGTCGATGTCGAAGCCTGGAAAAACGTCTATCCTCCGGAAGATAATGAGGAAATAAGCGACTTGGAGGTCTCAGATGAAGAGCATGCAGTTGAGGAGGTTGTGAACGAGTCAGAAAATATGGTTGAAGGGACTGAGAAGCCTTGA